A window of Apium graveolens cultivar Ventura chromosome 8, ASM990537v1, whole genome shotgun sequence contains these coding sequences:
- the LOC141678195 gene encoding epoxide hydrolase 1-like, which produces MEGIEHQMINTNGLNIHIAEKGQGPLVLFLHGFLTLWYSWRHQIHFMASKGYHAVAPDLRGYGDTTGAPLNDPTKFTILHVVGDIVALLDVIAPSEQVFVVAHGWGAYVAWYLNLFRPDRVKAFVSLSCQYLNRNPSANMIDSMKAFYGEDYYMVRFQEPGDMETEIANNIGTKTFLKKFLLSRETGPIFFPKGAKYKEDSTDSSLPCWMSEEDFDYYATKFEKTGFTGPINYYRAVGLTWELTAPWTGAQVMVPTKFIMGDLDLVYHMPGSKEFIHNGEFQKLVPLLQEVIVMKGVAHFINEEKPDDINKHIFDFLQQF; this is translated from the exons ATGGAAGGTATTGAGCACCAAATGATAAACACAAATGGCCTGAACATCCACATAGCTGAGAAAGGCCAAGGgccactagtactctttcttcATGGCTTCCTAACTCTGTGGTACTCATGGCGCCATCAAATCCATTTCATGGCTTCTAAGGGCTACCATGCTGTGGCTCCTGATCTTCGTGGCTATGGCGACACTACAGGTGCACCTCTTAATGATCCAACCAAGTTCACGATTCTCCATGTCGTTGGAGATATCGTTGCACTGCTCGATGTGATTGCACCTAGTGAGCAGGTGTTTGTAGTGGCCCATGGTTGGGGTGCCTATGTAGCATGGTATCTTAATTTGTTCAGGCCTGATAGAGTTAAAGCGTTTGTCTCTTTGAGCTGCCAATATTTAAATAGGAATCCTTCAGCTAATATGATTGATTCGATGAAGGCTTTTTATGGTGAGGACTATTATATGGTCAGATTTCAG GAACCAGGAGACATGGAAACCGAAATTGCAAATAACATTGGCACTAAAACATTTCTTAAGAAGTTTCTGTTGTCCCGTGAAACTGGTCCGATCTTCTTCCCCAAAGGTGCAAAATATAAAGAAGACTCAACAGATTCTTCCTTGCCTTGTTGGATGTCAGAAGAAGATTTCGACTACTATGCCACTAAATTTGAGAAAACTGGCTTTACTGGTCCCATCAATTACTATCGAGCTGTTGGTTT AACATGGGAACTTACCGCACCTTGGACAGGGGCTCAGGTAATGGTACCGACAAAATTTATTATGGGGGATCTTGATTTAGTTTATCACATGCCGGGCTCCAAGGAATTTATACACAATGGAGAGTTCCAGAAGTTGGTGCCATTGTTGCAGGAAGTTATTGTGATGAAAGGTGTAGCTCACTTCATTAATGAAGAAAAACCTGATGACATTAACAAGCACATATTCGACTTCCTTCAACAGTTCTGA
- the LOC141679487 gene encoding uncharacterized protein LOC141679487: MHCLVNCPVARQCWFVVLPGKQWDDQMEFMNWVQMIFDSENKSKCAEVVMVCWTIWRARNDLVWNQKYTRINKIVAEAMQHLTQWNIAQSRVTLPSLQPIGEGDGAVVWVRPSTNVVKVSVDAAAFEDQNAFGFGLIARGSDGALITAKSVLHTHLVSPVLAEALAIKEALSWIDRMQWP, encoded by the coding sequence ATGCATTGTTTGGTCAACTGCCCAGTTGCGAGACAATGCTGGTTTGTGGTGTTACCAGGCAAACAATGGGATGATCAAATGGAGTTCATGAATTGGGTTCAGATGATCTTTGATTCAGAAAACAAGTCGAAGTGTGCTGAAGTGGTAATGGTTTGTTGGACTATCTGGAGAGCAAGAAATGATTTAGTGTGGAACCAGAAGTATACAAGAATTAATAAAATAGTTGCTGAAGCGATGCAACACCTTACACAGTGGAATATTGCCCAAAGTAGAGTAACATTGCCCAGTCTCCAGCCGATTGGTGAAGGAGATGGTGCTGTCGTTTGGGTTCGACCTTCAACAAATGTAGTTAAGGTGTCAGTAGATGCAGCTGCATTTGAAGATCAGAATGCGTTTGGTTTTGGATTGATAGCTCGAGGATCAGATGGTGCTCTCATTACAGCAAAGTCCGTACTTCACACACACTTGGTGTCTCCAGTTCTTGCGGAGGCATTGGCTATAAAGGAAGCTCTAAGTTGGATTGATAGGATGCAGTGGCCTTAA